AAGCCAGGCCCAGGAGCAGGTCCATGGACTCGTGGACAACTTCGTCGATCCGCGCGTCGGGGCGGTCGGTCTTGTTGACCAGCAGGATGACCGGCAGGTGCGCGGCCAGGGCCTTGCGCAGCACGAAGCGGGTCTGGGGCAGCGGGCCCTCGGAAGCATCAACGAGGAGCACCACGCCGTCAACCATGGACAGGCCGCGCTCAACCTCGCCGCCGAAGTCAGCGTGGCCCGGGGTGTCAATCACGTTGATGGTGATGGTCTCGCCCTTGGAGGACGGTCCGTTGTAGGCCACGGTGGTGTTCTTGGCCAGGATGGTGATGCCCTTTTCGCGCTCAAGGTCACCGGAGTCCATGACGCGGTCTTCGAGGTGGTTGTGCTCGGCAAAGGAGTTGGTCTGCTTGAGCATGGCGTCGACCAGGGTGGTCTTGCCGTGGTCAACGTGGGCCACGATCGCGACGTTGCGCAGGTCACTGCGCGATGCAGTGGCTACCGCGGTGTTGGTGGTGGTTTCAGACATGCGTTATTGCTCGATTCAGTGGTGAAGTCAGCTGTGGTATCGCGACATTTCCAACCGGAACGCACGACGGAAGAGACCCTTTGACACAGGGCACCTACCTCTAGTCTAAGCGCTAGGTCATTTATTGGCCTAAAAACCCGAAACCAGCCGCCCCCAACCCCTATAACGGCGCCGTTCCGGCCCCTGTTACCGGATCGTCACCGCGCCACGGTGAACAGTCGGTAAAATCGCTGGATTTTCCTAACCCTATGCCCCATCATTACGGTGATAACAGCAAGCAAAGCCCGGAGACCATAGATGCGAAACGCCTCGGCTCTGACCCGCTTGGTCGCACCTATGATCGCCATCGGCGTTCTGATGGCCGGCTGCGGTCAGGCACCAAACACAACAGCTGCCGCCCGGGATTCGACCGCGCCCGCAGCAAGCACGGCGGCCGCACAACCGGCTGCCCAGGCGTCAGGTCAGGCCACTCCCCGCAAATCGGGTGCCGCACCTGCCGCAGCGGCGCCGGGCGAACCGGTGGCGGCCGGCTCCGGAGCGAAATCGCAGCTGGTCCCGGCGCTGGATCCGAGCACCATGATTCCCGGGTCTGTTTACAAGAACCCGGCGAACGGCCGCAACGAGGTCATCGTGGCCAACATCAGGCGGACCGCCGTGCTGATCGGCGACTCCCAGTCTGAACCTGAGCTGGGCTGGCCCCGCCAGGGGCTGGCCGCGATGGGCTACAACGTCTTCTTCTGCGGCCGCGGCGGTACCGGATTTGTGGCCGCGAACGGCAAGACCGGAAACTACATCGATGCCCTGCAGCGCGGTGACTGGCAGCTCCCGTACGGTTCCCCTGCGCTGGTGGTCATCGAGGGCGGCGGAAACGACGCAGCCCGCGGAGCGACGGACGCCCAGATCGTGGTCAATGCCGAGCGGCTGATCTCATCGCTCAAGCAGCGTTACGCTGGCGCCAAGTTCGCCATGATCGGCACGCTGGCCCGCGGCATCAATTACGGCGGCGGCCGCCGGTCCCAGGTTGATGCCCTGCTGGGTACGGTGGCGGCCAAGCACGCCATCCCGTTTGTCAGCGTCGGCGACTGGCTGACCAAATACAACCTGGCCAAAGAGCTGGCGGACGGCGTTCACATGAACAACACCGGCCACAAGGCCCTGGGTGCGCTCCTGGCAACCCGGCTGAAGGAGCTGGGACTCGAGGCCCCTCCTGAACAGGTCACCTCGGCCTTGCCCATCAACTGAACCGGGTCACCGAACGCGGGGCAACTCGATGCGCCAACTGGATTCAGCCTGACCGTGTGCCGGGCAGTGTACAAAGTACAAAAAGGAGCCGGTATCCAAGCCCTTGGGCTTGGATACCGGCTCCTTTGCTATGCGGATGCCTCAGGCAACTTCGGGCGGCAGCATCAGCCGCGCTCCCGGGATGGCGTTAAGCAGTGCCTTCGTGTACTCCTGCTGCGGCGAGTCGAAGACGTCGTCCGTCGACCCGGTCTCCACTAGCTTGCCCTGCTCCATGACACACACGTGGTCCGCGATCTGACGGACCACGGCGAGGTCATGGGTGATAAACAAGTAGGTCAGGCCCAGCCGGGACTGCAGCTCAGCGAGCAGGTTCAGCACCTGCGCCTGCACCAGCACGTCCAAAGCCGAGACAGCTTCATCACAGATGATCACTTCCGGGTCGAGGGCCAGTGCCCGCGCAATGGCGACGCGCTGCCGCTGGCCGCCCGAGAGCTCGTTCGGGTACCGCTGCATGGTGGACTGCGGCAGGGCAACCTGGTCCAACAGTTCGCGGACCTTCTTCTCGCGGCTGGCCTTGTCCCCGATCCTGTGGGTCCGCAGCGGTTCCTCGATGGTCCGGAAGATGTTGTACATCGGGTCCAGGGAGCCATACGGATCCTGGAAGATCGGCTGCACGCGCCGGCGGAACGCGAAGATCTCCTTGTTGTTGAGCGTGGACGTGTCCACGCCGTCGAACACGATCCTGCCTGACGTGGGCTGCAGCAGGTTCAGCACCATCTGCGCGACGGTGGACTTGCCGGAACCAGACTCCCCGACAATCGCCGTCGTGGTGCCCCGCTTGACGCTGAAGGAAACGTCGTCCACCGCGGTGAAGTCGGTCGATTTCCCGAAGCCGAAACGCAGCTTGAAGACCTTTTTCAGGTTCTGGATCTGCAGCACGTCTTCAGTCATGGTCGGCTCGACGACGGCCTCGCCGGGAGCGAGCAGTTCGTCCGACTCGAGACCGAGTTCCTTGGCCACCTGGATGCGCCGGGAAGCAAGGGACGGTGCCGAGGCCACGAGCCGCCGCGTGTACGGGTGCTGCGGGTTCTGCAGCAGTTCCAGCGACGGACCGGCTTCCACCACGTTGCCCCGGTACATCACCACCACCTTGTCGGCGCGTTCGGCTGCGAGGCCCAGGTCGTGGGTGATGAGGAGCACGGACGTGCCCAGCTCCGAGGTCATCGTTTCGAGGTGGTCGAGGATCTGGCGCTGGACCGTCACGTCGAGCGCGGACGTGGGCTCGTCGGCGATGAGCAGCCGCGGCCGGCAGGACAGGCCGATGGCGATCAGCGCGCGCTGGCGCATGCCGCCGGAGAACTCGTGCGGGTACTGCTTCGCCCGCCGTTCGGCGTCGGGAAGGCCCGCCTGGGCGAGAACCTTCGCAACGTCTGCCGGTCCGCTCGGACGGCCGTTGGCCCGCAGCGTTTCCTTGACCTGGTAGCCGATCTTCCAGACCGGGTTCAGGTTGGACATCGGGTCCTGCGGGACCATGCCGATGGTGTTGCCGCGCAGCTCGATCATGCGCTTTTCGGAGGCATGGGAAATGTCCTCGCCGTCGAGCAGGATCTGCCCGCCGGAAACCCGGCCGTTGCCGGGCAGCAGCCCGATGGCGGCCAGCGCCGTCGTCGATTTTCCGGAGCCCGACTCCCCCACAATTGCGACCGTTTCACCCGGCATGATGGTCAGGTGGGCATTCCGGACGGCCTGGACTTCGCCGGACCCGGTTTTGAAGGAAATCGCCAGGTCGCGGATTTCCAGGAGCGGTTTATCCGTGAGGCCGGCCTCACTGATTCTGACATCGGACGTTGTCATGATTGCCTCGTTCATCGTTGACGGCTCTTCGGGTCGAGGGCGTCGCGCAGGGCGTCGCCGAGCATGATAAAGCTCAGGACGGTGACGGACAGCGCCATTGCCGGGTAGAGCAGGATCGCCGGGTTGGTGCGGACAGAGGACTTGGCGGCCGCGATGTCGTTGCCCCAGGACATGATGCTGCCGGGAAGCCCGATGCCGATGAAGGACAGCGTGGCTTCCGCGACGATGAAGACGCCGAGCTCCATGGTGGCCAGGACAATGATCGGCGCGAGGGCGTTCGGCAGCACGTGCCTGACGAGTGAGCCCAGGCGGGAAACGCCGAGCGAACGCGCAGCGGTCACGAAGTCGGCGTTGCGCACTTCGATCACGGCTCCGCGCGTAATGCGGGCCATCTGCGGCCAGCCCAGGACCACCAGGACCATGACCACAGTCCACACGCCCCGGTTTTCACGCATGAACGGAAGCTGCGAGACAACCAGCGCGCCCAAAATAAGCGGCAGGGCGAAGAAGATGTCGCCGAGACGGGCGATGACAGCGTCGATCCAGCCCCCGTAGAACCCGGCGAGGGCGCCGAGGGTGACCCCGATGATGAGGACGAACAGCACCGAGAAGACGCCCACCATCAGCGATGCCTGGGTGCCGTGGATGATGCGGGAGTACACGTCACAGCCCTGGAAGGTGAAGCCGAGGGGATGCCCGGATGCCGGAGCGCCGTCGGAATTCGCCAGCTGGCAGTTGTCGTTGGGCGCCACTTGGGTGAACAGTCCCGGAAAGATCGCCACAATGATGATCAGGGCGATCATCATTGTGGCGATGATGAACAGCGGACGACGGCGGAGCTTGCGCCAGGCATCTGCCCAGAGGCTCAGCGGCGCCTGGTCTGTTTTGAGCGAGTCTGTTGCGAGCAGAGGGGTCTCCTCCACGGGGGCAACAAAGTGCTCGATTACGCGATTAGTTTTCATAACGGATCCTCGGATCAAGCCAGGCGTACAGCAAATCGACCAACAGGTTGGCAATGACGAAGACAAGCACCAGGACGCTGACAATCGCGACGACAGTGGGGCCCTCGCTGCGGATGACGGCCTGGAACAGCTTCTGGCCGACGCCCGGGACGTTAAAGATGCTCTCCGTGACGATAGCGCCGCCCATCAGGCCACCGAGGCTGGCGCCCAGGTACGTGATGACCGGAATCATTGAATTGCGCAGGATATGGGTCACCACAACGCGGGGCCGTGACAGGCCTTTCGCGGTGGCGGTGCGCACATAGTCGGCGTTCATGTTTTCGATGACCGATGCGCGCGTGAGCCGCAGGACGTAAGCGAAGGACACCAGTCCCAGCACGGTGGCCGGCAGGATCAGGTTGCCCCAGTCCGCGCTGGCCCCCACGGTGGGTTTGGCCCAGCCGAGCTGCACACCGACCAGCAACTGCAGGACGAAGCCGAGTACAAACGTGGGGATGGCGATGACCACCAGGGACGCGATAAGCACCGTGGCATCGAAGATCCGGCCCTTGCGGAGCCCGGCGATGAGGCCGAATGTCACGCCAAAGACAGTCTGGATGATGAGGGCTTCGACGGCCAGCATGACGGTGACCGGGAAAATCCGGCCCAGGGACGCCGCAATCGGCTGGCCGGTGAAATCGACTCCGAGGTTGAAGGTGAACAGGTTCTTGAGGAAGAGCCCGTACTGCACCCAGAACGGCTGGTCGAGGTTGTACTGCTGGCGGAGCTGCGCGATGACGGCTTCGCTGGGGGGACGGTCGCCGAACAGCGCCCGGATTGGGTCACCCGGGAGGGCGAAAACCATGAAGTAGACGAGCAGGGTGGTTCCGATGAACACCGGAATGATCTGCAGCAGGCGCCGGAGGATGTACTGGATCACAGCAACGTCTCCTGAGCGTTTGTGGGGCTAAGGGGTTCATATAGACAGCTTTCGTGCCGATTCCAAGGCTATGGGGGCCCGGCTTTGTGGCCGAACCCCCATTAGCTTTTTGACGTGGATTTGTTCCGAGGACTACTTGGCGGTGATGGCCCAGTACTGCAGAACACCGTTCCAGCCAGAGTCAACGTTGCTGACGTTCTGGCTCCAGACGGCCTGGCGTGCGGAGTACCACAGCGGCAGGTTCGGGAGTTCCTGGAAGAGGATCTCCTGGGCCTGGGTGAACTTCTTGTTGGCGTCGTCCGTGGACTTGGCGCCCAGGCCTTCGGTGAGGAGCTTGTCGAACTCAGGGTTCGTGTATCCCTCGTAGTTGGCGCTGGCGCCGGACTTCAGGAGCGGGCCCAGGAAGTTGTACAGCGACGGGTAGTCGGCTTGCCAGCCTGCACGGGTCAGGCCCGGCAGGTTCTTGGCGGTGCGCAGCTTCAGGATTTCAGCGAACTTGGCGAACGGCTGGCCTTCGGCCTTGATTCCCAGGTTGTTCTTGAAGTTGTTGGCAACGGCGTCGATCCATTCCTTGTTGCCGCCGTCAGTGTTGTAGGCAAGCTGCAGGGTCTTGCCAGCGGGCCACGGGCTGATGGCGTCAGCTTTGGTCCACAGTTCCTTGGCCTTGGCGGCGTCGAACTTGAGGACGTCGGAGCCGGCAACATTGTCGTTGTAGCCGTCAACGGCCGGGGACGTGAAGTCCTTGGCAGGGATGCGCGTGCCGGAGAAGATGACCTTGGTGATCTCTTCGCGGTTGATGGCCATGGAGAGGGCCTGGCGGCGGAGCTTGCCTGCTTCGCCCTGGAACTCGGGCATGTAGCCCGGGATGTTCAGGGTGGAGTTGCCTGCGTACGGCTTGTTGAGGTGGTTCTCAGGGAAGTCCGTGGTGTAGGTCTTGAGGGCGTCGGTCGGCAGAACGTCCGTGACGTCGAGGTTGTTTGCCTGGATGTCGGTGTAGGCCGGAGCCGGATCAGTGTAGAACTTGAAGGTCACGCCGCCGTTCTTGGCAGTGCGCGGGCCCTCGTAGTCGGCGTTCTTGACCAGTTCGATCTGGCTGTCGTGCTGCCAGGAGCCTTCCTTGACCATCTTGTACGGACCGTTGCCGATCGGGTTCTCGCCGAACTTCTTCGGGTCCTTGATGGCGTCCGCGGGCAGTGGCATGAAGGCCGAGTAGCCGAGGCGCAGCGGCCAGTCGGCTTCAGGCTGTGCCAGCTTGACGGTGATGGTGGAATCGTCCTTGAGTACCAGGCCTGAGAGAGTCTGCGCGGTGGGGGCCGGAACGTCGGTGTCCTTGCCGTCCGCGCCCTTCTCGGTCTTGGTGGCACTGACGGCGTCGTAGCCCTCGATGGATTCGAAGAAGCTGCTGTTGTTCTGAGCGTTGGTGCTCAGCGCGGCGAAGTTCCAGGCATCAACGAAGCTCTTGGCCGTTACGGCCTCGCCGTTGGTGAACTTGCTGCCTGACTTCACCTTGATGGTGTAGTTCTGGCCGTCCGGGGATTCGATGGATTCAGCCAGCGCGTTGACCGACTTGCCGCTGGGGTCGTAGCTGCGCAGGCCCTCGAACAGGAGCTCAACCACGCGGCCACCGTAAACTTCGCTGGTGTCGGCGGGCATCAGGGGGTGCTGCGGTTCATTGCTGTACGCGGTGATGACCTTGTTGGGGTCGCCGGCAGCCTGGCTGGCACCGTCCGCAGCGCCGCCTCCGGCGCCGCATCCGGTCAGGGCAAGGGCTGCGATGGCAACCATGCCCAGTGCTTTGGAAGTGCGCGAAAAACGCATTCCGCCTCCTATGAGTTGTGGGAGTTGAGTAAAGAAAATCGTGTTTTCCCCGCAGGCCCAGGCACAGAGGTGTCCTGTGACGTGGCATACATAAGTGAGTAGCCTAACCCCAACATGTCCAGATAATGGAACTCTGTTGCCAAACTGTGACCGGGTCACAATTTGACCATTGGAGTCAACTCCTGAGCATTTCAAGTCACATGTTACTCACTGGTATGCTTCCCAGGTGTGACGGAGGCTACTCCACTCCTGTTGCCAGCAACTGGGCCCGGAGCTCCCTGCGCTCACGTTGTTTTTCGGGGTCCGGAAGGGGCACCGCCGCCAGCAGCCGCTGAGTGTAGGCTTCCTGCGGATTGCGCAGGATCTGGTCGCGCGTGCCCTGTTCAACGATCCTTCCCCGCTGCATCACGCAGATGCGGTCGGCCAGAACGTCAACCACTGCCAGGTCGTGTGTCACGAACAGGCAAGCGAACCCGAGATCCTTCTGGAGGTTCTGGAACAGTTCAAGGACTTTGGCCTGGACGGACACGTCCAGGGCCGACGTCGGCTCGTCCGCGACCATCAGCTTTGGCTTCAGGGACAGTGCCCGTGCGATGCCCACCCGTTGTTTTTGTCCGCCGGACAGTTCATGCGGGTACCGGTTGCGGTAGCTCCTGGGCAGCTCAACCTGGTCCAGGAGGGCTTCGATCCGCTTCTGCAGCGCGCTGCCCTTGGCCTCTCCGGCAAGGAACATGGGTTCACCGATGCTCTCGCCGATCGGCAGGCGTGGATTCAACGATGACGAGGGGTCCTGGAATACCATCCCGATGTGGCGCCGGACCTGGTGCAGCTGCTTTCCGTTCCTCTTGGCGGCGGAAATATCCTGGCCAACCACCCGCATTGTGCCCGCCGCGACAGGAAGCAGACCCACGGCGGCACGGCCGATCGTGGTCTTGCCCGACCCGGATTCACCCACAAGTCCCACCACCTGGCCAGGGTAGATGACGAGGTTGGCGCCTTCGACGGCCCTGAAGGCCGGTACACGGCCTTGTTTGGGGTATTCGATGGCAACATCCGTCAGTTCAAGGACCGGATCACCCTGCGGCCGTCCAGCCGCAGCGGCTTCCAGCGCAGCAGCGTTCTCGCGCTCCCGGCGCACCAGTTCGTCATGGTCCACGGACTCAAGCTCAGAGTGGGTGGCCGCCGCCAAGGCGGCAGTGACATCCACTTCGGCACCTTGGTCCGCGCCGCCCTGGCCAAGGTGCGGAACCGCGGCCAGCAGGGCCTGGGTGTATTCGTGGCGCGGGTTGCGGAACACCTGCTCCGCGGTTCCTGTCTCGACGATCAGGCCCCTGCGCATGACGGCAATCCGGTCCGCCAGGTCCGCCACCACACCCATGTCGTGGGTGATCAGCACAATGGCGCTGTCGAGCTTGTTCCGCAGGTTGCGCATCAGGTCCAGAATCTCGGCCTGGACGGTCACGTCCAGGGCGGTGGTGGGCTCGTCGGCAATCAGCAGTTTGGGGTCGCAGGACAGCGACTGGGCGATCATGGCCCTCTGCCGCTGCCCGCCGGACAACTGGTGGGGGTAGGACTTGAAGGCCTTCTCGGGATCCGGCAGCTCGACCAGCTCCAGCATCCTGAGGGCCCGCTCCTTCGCCTCGTCCGGGGACACTTCGTTGTGCAGCCGGACAGTCTCGACGATCTGCGCTCCCACCGTGTAGACGGGGTTGAGCGCCGTCATGGGCTCCTGGAAGATCACTGCCACGTCCTTGCCGCGGACCTCCCGGATATTGGCTGCGTTTGCGCCGAGGAGCTCCTTTCCGGACAGGCGCACGCTGCCGGAGACCCGGCTGTTGCTGGGCAGGAGGCCGAGCAGGGCCATGGAACTGGCGCTCTTTCCTGAGCCGGACTCCCCCACAATGGCAAGGACTTCTCCTGCCCTGACCTCGTAGTTCAGGCCGATTGCTGCCGGCACCCATTTCTTGTCGACGCCGAAATCGACGCTGAGATCGCGGACCTCCAGGACTACCGCCCCCTTGGCAGGCTCCTGAGCCGGGACGGCCTCCGTGTTGGGAGTGATGTTGTCAGTCATGACGGGGGTTCCCTTCCACCCAGGCCACTGCCGCACCGGTGATTAGTGCTGTGGCTTGGAATCCTGAATTATTAGGGGCATGAGCAGTGTGCCGCACGCCGGAAATGTTGAAGTATTCAAAGCCCGAACGAACAAGTGGTTCGCCTGGCTTTCCTGGCTGGTGGCCGGCCTTGGCCTTGCCGTCACTGCGGCGGCGGGAGGGCCGGGAGCACTGCTTGGTGCGGGCCCGCTGCTGTCGATCGGTTTTTTGGGCTGGCTGCTTTTTTGGATGCCCGCGGTGGTAGTTCACGACGGCGGCACCACCTTGGAAAACCCGTTCCGTTCCATCGAGGTCCCGTGGGCGGCCTTGGTGAACGTCGACACCCGTTACGCGCTGACCCTGATTACTCCGATGCGGAGCTATGCCTCGTGGGCCGCTCCGGCGCCCGGTATCTGGGGCGGCCGCAATGCGCGGCCGGAGGACCTCAAAGGCCTCCCTGCGGCAAGCTATGGACCTGCTAAGTCCGTGCGCCCCGGCGACCTGAAAGGCACCGATTCCGGCCAGGCCGCCCGGCTGGTTCGCGGCCGTTGGGAAGAGCTGATCGAGTCGGGCTCCCTGGATGCGGGGAATGCGGACACAACCAACGTGAGGGTGACACTTCGTTGGACGGCAATCGTCACCACAGCGGTCCTTCTGGCCGCCAGCTATTGGGGCGTCACACTCCCCTAGGGCGCATGCCCGGAACGACCGCATTCAGTCGCCCGCAGACCCGTCGGCCGCCACAGCGGGAGCCTTCTGCGCCTCCGCAGCAGGCTTCACATCTTTGGCTTTCTTTGCATTGAATTTCTTCTGCCGTGGATCAAACGCGTCCCGCAGGCCATCGCCGATGAAGTTGATGCTGAGGCAGATCAGGACAATGAAGAGCCCCGGAAACCAGAACAGCCACGGGCGGGTGGCGAACGCCTCCTGGTTTTGCGAGATAAGCAGGCCCAGTGACGTGTCCGGGGACTTCACGCCGACGCCGAGGTAGCTCAGGGCGGTTTCCAACAGAATGGCCGCTGACATTGTCAGCGTGACATTGACGATCAGGACGCCGATGGCATTGGGCAGGATGTGCTTGAAGATGATCCTGGCGTTGCTGGCGCCCGAGATGCGTGCCGCATCAACAAACTCGCGTTCCCGCAGCGTCAGGAACTCTCCGCGCATCAGGCGCGCGAGGCCGACCCAGCTGACCAAGCCAAGGAAGATGCCAAGGATCAGGATGCCGTTTGTGGACGCGAAGCCCGAAAACCAGCCGCCCTGGTC
This genomic window from Arthrobacter sp. 24S4-2 contains:
- a CDS encoding SGNH/GDSL hydrolase family protein; this encodes MIAIGVLMAGCGQAPNTTAAARDSTAPAASTAAAQPAAQASGQATPRKSGAAPAAAAPGEPVAAGSGAKSQLVPALDPSTMIPGSVYKNPANGRNEVIVANIRRTAVLIGDSQSEPELGWPRQGLAAMGYNVFFCGRGGTGFVAANGKTGNYIDALQRGDWQLPYGSPALVVIEGGGNDAARGATDAQIVVNAERLISSLKQRYAGAKFAMIGTLARGINYGGGRRSQVDALLGTVAAKHAIPFVSVGDWLTKYNLAKELADGVHMNNTGHKALGALLATRLKELGLEAPPEQVTSALPIN
- a CDS encoding ABC transporter ATP-binding protein, giving the protein MTTSDVRISEAGLTDKPLLEIRDLAISFKTGSGEVQAVRNAHLTIMPGETVAIVGESGSGKSTTALAAIGLLPGNGRVSGGQILLDGEDISHASEKRMIELRGNTIGMVPQDPMSNLNPVWKIGYQVKETLRANGRPSGPADVAKVLAQAGLPDAERRAKQYPHEFSGGMRQRALIAIGLSCRPRLLIADEPTSALDVTVQRQILDHLETMTSELGTSVLLITHDLGLAAERADKVVVMYRGNVVEAGPSLELLQNPQHPYTRRLVASAPSLASRRIQVAKELGLESDELLAPGEAVVEPTMTEDVLQIQNLKKVFKLRFGFGKSTDFTAVDDVSFSVKRGTTTAIVGESGSGKSTVAQMVLNLLQPTSGRIVFDGVDTSTLNNKEIFAFRRRVQPIFQDPYGSLDPMYNIFRTIEEPLRTHRIGDKASREKKVRELLDQVALPQSTMQRYPNELSGGQRQRVAIARALALDPEVIICDEAVSALDVLVQAQVLNLLAELQSRLGLTYLFITHDLAVVRQIADHVCVMEQGKLVETGSTDDVFDSPQQEYTKALLNAIPGARLMLPPEVA
- a CDS encoding ABC transporter permease yields the protein MKTNRVIEHFVAPVEETPLLATDSLKTDQAPLSLWADAWRKLRRRPLFIIATMMIALIIIVAIFPGLFTQVAPNDNCQLANSDGAPASGHPLGFTFQGCDVYSRIIHGTQASLMVGVFSVLFVLIIGVTLGALAGFYGGWIDAVIARLGDIFFALPLILGALVVSQLPFMRENRGVWTVVMVLVVLGWPQMARITRGAVIEVRNADFVTAARSLGVSRLGSLVRHVLPNALAPIIVLATMELGVFIVAEATLSFIGIGLPGSIMSWGNDIAAAKSSVRTNPAILLYPAMALSVTVLSFIMLGDALRDALDPKSRQR
- a CDS encoding ABC transporter permease, translating into MIQYILRRLLQIIPVFIGTTLLVYFMVFALPGDPIRALFGDRPPSEAVIAQLRQQYNLDQPFWVQYGLFLKNLFTFNLGVDFTGQPIAASLGRIFPVTVMLAVEALIIQTVFGVTFGLIAGLRKGRIFDATVLIASLVVIAIPTFVLGFVLQLLVGVQLGWAKPTVGASADWGNLILPATVLGLVSFAYVLRLTRASVIENMNADYVRTATAKGLSRPRVVVTHILRNSMIPVITYLGASLGGLMGGAIVTESIFNVPGVGQKLFQAVIRSEGPTVVAIVSVLVLVFVIANLLVDLLYAWLDPRIRYEN
- a CDS encoding ABC transporter substrate-binding protein gives rise to the protein MRFSRTSKALGMVAIAALALTGCGAGGGAADGASQAAGDPNKVITAYSNEPQHPLMPADTSEVYGGRVVELLFEGLRSYDPSGKSVNALAESIESPDGQNYTIKVKSGSKFTNGEAVTAKSFVDAWNFAALSTNAQNNSSFFESIEGYDAVSATKTEKGADGKDTDVPAPTAQTLSGLVLKDDSTITVKLAQPEADWPLRLGYSAFMPLPADAIKDPKKFGENPIGNGPYKMVKEGSWQHDSQIELVKNADYEGPRTAKNGGVTFKFYTDPAPAYTDIQANNLDVTDVLPTDALKTYTTDFPENHLNKPYAGNSTLNIPGYMPEFQGEAGKLRRQALSMAINREEITKVIFSGTRIPAKDFTSPAVDGYNDNVAGSDVLKFDAAKAKELWTKADAISPWPAGKTLQLAYNTDGGNKEWIDAVANNFKNNLGIKAEGQPFAKFAEILKLRTAKNLPGLTRAGWQADYPSLYNFLGPLLKSGASANYEGYTNPEFDKLLTEGLGAKSTDDANKKFTQAQEILFQELPNLPLWYSARQAVWSQNVSNVDSGWNGVLQYWAITAK
- a CDS encoding ABC transporter ATP-binding protein → MTDNITPNTEAVPAQEPAKGAVVLEVRDLSVDFGVDKKWVPAAIGLNYEVRAGEVLAIVGESGSGKSASSMALLGLLPSNSRVSGSVRLSGKELLGANAANIREVRGKDVAVIFQEPMTALNPVYTVGAQIVETVRLHNEVSPDEAKERALRMLELVELPDPEKAFKSYPHQLSGGQRQRAMIAQSLSCDPKLLIADEPTTALDVTVQAEILDLMRNLRNKLDSAIVLITHDMGVVADLADRIAVMRRGLIVETGTAEQVFRNPRHEYTQALLAAVPHLGQGGADQGAEVDVTAALAAATHSELESVDHDELVRRERENAAALEAAAAGRPQGDPVLELTDVAIEYPKQGRVPAFRAVEGANLVIYPGQVVGLVGESGSGKTTIGRAAVGLLPVAAGTMRVVGQDISAAKRNGKQLHQVRRHIGMVFQDPSSSLNPRLPIGESIGEPMFLAGEAKGSALQKRIEALLDQVELPRSYRNRYPHELSGGQKQRVGIARALSLKPKLMVADEPTSALDVSVQAKVLELFQNLQKDLGFACLFVTHDLAVVDVLADRICVMQRGRIVEQGTRDQILRNPQEAYTQRLLAAVPLPDPEKQRERRELRAQLLATGVE
- a CDS encoding PH domain-containing protein is translated as MSSVPHAGNVEVFKARTNKWFAWLSWLVAGLGLAVTAAAGGPGALLGAGPLLSIGFLGWLLFWMPAVVVHDGGTTLENPFRSIEVPWAALVNVDTRYALTLITPMRSYASWAAPAPGIWGGRNARPEDLKGLPAASYGPAKSVRPGDLKGTDSGQAARLVRGRWEELIESGSLDAGNADTTNVRVTLRWTAIVTTAVLLAASYWGVTLP
- a CDS encoding ABC transporter permease; its protein translation is MSQPTQQEEFLAEHSHPGPPGAAFEPEAKGLSQGQIVRKRFLGHGGAIAGLAIFAIIFIMAFTSVGWAGIPGWWKYNHLDVSPLVNDGVPTASLWPPAWGEHPFGQDRIGRDLFAMTMRGAQQSIIIMILIGTIAGLLGTVVGGLSGYFRGWVEAVLMRITDVIIIIPVLLLAAVVAQSVNRRDQGGWFSGFASTNGILILGIFLGLVSWVGLARLMRGEFLTLREREFVDAARISGASNARIIFKHILPNAIGVLIVNVTLTMSAAILLETALSYLGVGVKSPDTSLGLLISQNQEAFATRPWLFWFPGLFIVLICLSINFIGDGLRDAFDPRQKKFNAKKAKDVKPAAEAQKAPAVAADGSAGD